Proteins encoded by one window of Calditrichota bacterium:
- a CDS encoding GTPase domain-containing protein produces the protein MFINTARNEIIFKIVYYGPGLGGKTANLLYIYEHIDPRLRGELISLRTREERTLFFDFLRLEVGRIKQLRPRFNVYTTPGQVYYGSSRRIVLEGVDGIVFVADSQRERLSDNLASMAELEEYLIGRGTTLAEFPWVMQYNKRDLPNVLPVPILQEKLNFCNVPFFEAVAPQGIGVFESLRACINSVVAHVQRGEPRSAAYATHGVR, from the coding sequence ATGTTCATCAACACAGCCCGAAATGAGATCATCTTCAAGATCGTTTACTACGGTCCTGGATTGGGTGGCAAGACCGCCAACCTGCTCTACATTTATGAGCACATCGATCCCAGGCTGCGTGGGGAGCTCATCTCCCTGAGGACACGCGAAGAGAGAACGCTGTTCTTCGACTTTCTGCGCCTGGAGGTGGGTCGCATCAAACAACTGCGGCCGCGCTTCAACGTCTACACGACGCCGGGCCAAGTCTATTACGGTTCCAGCCGCAGAATCGTGCTGGAGGGAGTGGATGGGATCGTGTTTGTTGCCGATTCGCAAAGAGAGCGGTTGAGCGATAACCTCGCCTCCATGGCTGAGCTCGAAGAGTATCTGATCGGTCGCGGCACGACCCTTGCCGAATTTCCCTGGGTGATGCAGTACAACAAGCGCGACCTGCCAAATGTCCTCCCGGTGCCGATTCTGCAGGAGAAGCTCAACTTCTGCAACGTGCCCTTTTTCGAGGCGGTGGCGCCGCAGGGGATAGGGGTGTTCGAATCGCTGCGGGCGTGCATCAATAGCGTGGTCGCCCATGTGCAGAGGGGCGAGCCACGGTCAGCCGCCTATGCTACCCATGGTGTTCGATAG
- a CDS encoding roadblock/LC7 domain-containing protein — MDLAPNADNKRILLSESNYAEIRSIVTELVTKTRARTIVFADMNGHPICQGGARADLDIASLTALAAGEFSATAEIARLLGEPGKFRLLFHEGTRANVYIASVGGSYLLLIVFDPSVALGIVRVFANKAVALLNRILEEARRAEEEAARFLDMEFGELLKRELERSFRG; from the coding sequence ATGGATCTTGCGCCTAATGCGGACAACAAGAGGATTCTCTTATCAGAGTCCAACTATGCCGAGATCCGCTCCATTGTCACCGAGCTGGTCACGAAAACCAGAGCGCGCACTATCGTCTTTGCGGACATGAACGGCCACCCCATTTGCCAAGGAGGTGCGCGGGCGGACCTGGACATTGCTTCGCTGACGGCGCTGGCTGCGGGGGAGTTCTCCGCCACCGCCGAAATCGCCCGCTTGCTTGGCGAACCAGGAAAGTTCCGCCTCCTGTTCCATGAGGGAACGCGGGCCAACGTCTACATCGCCAGCGTGGGCGGTAGCTACCTGCTGCTCATTGTTTTCGACCCGTCAGTTGCGTTGGGGATTGTGCGCGTCTTTGCCAACAAGGCCGTTGCTCTGCTCAATCGCATCCTTGAGGAGGCGCGCCGCGCAGAAGAAGAAGCCGCCCGCTTCCTGGACATGGAATTCGGCGAGCTGCTGAAGCGCGAGCTGGAGCGGTCCTTTCGCGGTTGA